catttagcttTTGTAACTATAGCAATTTGCTTTCAAGATAAGGTCTGTCCTttatccagtttctttttttttcagtatgaaCGACATTTTTCAATTTTGCATAGAGCTTCATAGAGATCAGCCAATGCTGGACACCCCATTGTTACCACCTAACTCCTCACCAAATGAGAATAAAAAGGTGTCCATGGCAACTTATTTGGTGGCGGAGGGGACTCTTATGCCAAGGGAATTGTCATCTTGACATAACATGAGAGAAGGGTCAATTTGCTTGACTAAGATCTTCAGGCTACAGAGCAGCCACAGCTACACATGGCTTTGTGTTGTTGGGTCTTCTCCATGCTTGATTCAACCACGGACTCCTGGGCCCTCTGAATTTCATGGACAAGCAGAGCAAGTGCTTCCTCTACACCTTGTCGTGTCTTGGCTGAGGTCTTGATGAAGGGGACTCCCCACCTATGAGTTAGGATAGCTGCATCAGTGTGAGCATCTCCAGCTGTTGTCACTAGGTCACATTTATTGCCTACAAGTACCAGGGGCAAGGGCTGCTTCTGTTGCAGTCTCCAGGAGGACCATATCTGCTGCAGCTGGTCCAGAGATGAGGGGTCATCAAGAGCAAAGACACCCAGCACACCATCACCAGCTGCTAAGCACTGGTCTCGCAAGTCCCTGTAGATatcctgccctgctgtgtccagcacATTCAGAATGTAGCCACTTTTGTCCAGGGCCACCTCCTTCCAGTAGGAATCCTGGATAGTGGGGTCATGTTCTTCCACGAAGCATTGGTGGTTCATCTGGATAGTGAGAGCACATTTACCAACACCACTTGCACCAACCACTACTAGCTTGTATTCAAGAAGCTGCCTGCCAGCATCTTTGCATTGTGCCCAAGCCTCATGGCTTTCCTCTGGGGATCTGGTGCAATGTGTGTTGAGGAGCAGGTCTAAGATGCTAGACTTTGTTGGCAATGCCATTCCCCAACAGGCAGCTCAAGGAATAAATGTAAACAACAGGCACTGTGTCCGCAGAGTGGAAGTCCGCTGTGGGGCTGCAAGTGGCTCTCTGTCCAGTTTCTTGATTGCTCTCATCTGTGGACCCCAAGTAATGCACAATCAGGAAAATCATGGATCATCTAGAATTGATTGCCGAATTCCACATTGCTAATGTCAACTACTGTTGAAGGAGGAAATCTCAACCTCCatcctgcctctccctttctgCACTGTGACTCCACCAGTTTCAAAGTTGGCCAATGAACTCAATTCTTCCACAggttcatctttatttttaattccccAGTAAAAATCAGAAAGCCTGGAGTTCATGGATTAActggtttatttttccttctcacaGAGTACTAAGGCCCAGACTGGAAGGAGCTGCAGGATTGTCTTCCCAGCCCTGGCCAGGAGAAACAGGATTAGGTGTGCAATGCAATCTCAGTGACACAGcatgaggcaagcctgggctacagatacTTTGCTCTACACAGAAATCAATAATATAGGATCACTGGAGAGAAAAGCAATGAATCTACTAAAAACCTAGAAACAT
The Cricetulus griseus strain 17A/GY unplaced genomic scaffold, alternate assembly CriGri-PICRH-1.0 unplaced_scaffold_544, whole genome shotgun sequence DNA segment above includes these coding regions:
- the LOC113838115 gene encoding GTPase ERas-like; translated protein: MALPTKSSILDLLLNTHCTRSPEESHEAWAQCKDAGRQLLEYKLVVVGASGVGKCALTIQMNHQCFVEEHDPTIQDSYWKEVALDKSGYILNVLDTAGQDIYRDLRDQCLAAGDGVLGVFALDDPSSLDQLQQIWSSWRLQQKQPLPLVLVGNKCDLVTTAGDAHTDAAILTHRWGVPFIKTSAKTRQGVEEALALLVHEIQRAQESVVESSMEKTQQHKAMCSCGCSVA